Part of the Chthonomonadales bacterium genome, CCGGACGTCCTCGTCTTCCCCGAGACGGTCCTCTCCGGGTATTTCCTTGAGGGCGGCGTGCGCGATGTCGCGGAGTCGCGCGAGCGCGTCTTCGAGGCCCTCCAGCGTCAGTACGAGGCACGCGGTCGGCCGGACTCGGCGCTGGACGTCGTCCTCGGCTTCTACGAGTTGCGCGACGGGAGGTACTACAACGCCGCGCTCTACGCTACGCTCGTCCGCGGCGATGCCGGCGGAGCCGTGCCCTGCATCCGCCACGTGCATCACAAGTTCTACCCGCCCACCTATGGCGTGTTTGACGAGAAGCGGTTCGTGGCGCGCGGGCGCGCCCTCGAGGCGTTCGACACCCGCTTTGGGCGCGCCGCCCTCCTGATCTGCGAGGACGTCTGGCATTCCATCACCGCCGCGATCGTCGCGCTGAAGGGCGCGCAGGTGCTCTACGTGATCAGCGCCTCGCCGGGACGCGACTTCGGCGGGCAGGTGGTCGGGAACCTGGCGCGCTGGCGCCTGCTCTTGCCGGGCCTGGCCGAGGAGCACAGCGTCTTCGTGGTCTATTCCGGCCTCGTCGGCTTCGAGGGGGGAAAGGGCTTCACCGGAACATCGCGCGTGATCGACCCGTGGGGTCGTGTGCTCGCGGAGGGCCCGGACACCGAAGAGTGCCTGATCGCCGCCACGGTGGACCTGGACGAGGTCGCCATCGCGCGCGCGTCCTCGCCGCTGCTGGCCGACCTGGAGGCCACCCTGGGCGACCTGGTGCTCGAGCTCGATGCCGTGGCCCGCAAGCCCTATCGAACGTAGCGCAGGAGGCGGGAGGAGCCAGAGGACGATGGAGACGCTGCCCGTGGTCGCCGCGCCGGCGTTCGACCCGGAGGACGATGCGAACCTTGCGGTGAACGCGCCCCTGCTCGAGCGGTGGCTGATCGCGTTCCTGCGCGACGAGGTGGGCCGCAGGCGCGGATTCGCGCGCGTCGTCGTCGGCCTGTCCGGCGGCGTCGATTCCTCCCTGACGGCCTACCTGTGCGCCGCGGCGCTCGGTCCCGAGAACGTCCACGGGATCCGGATGCCATACCGCACGAGCAGCGAGCAGAGCCTGGAGCACGCCCGGCTCGTCGCTGATGCGCTCGGAATCGCTTGCTCCACCGTCGACATCAGCGCGGCGGTCGATGGCTACCTCAACCTGGAGCCCGACGCGAGCGGGCGCCGCCGGGGCAACGCGATGGCGCGCACGCGCATGATCGTGCTCTTCGACCAGTCCGAGAAGCTGCGGGCGCTGCCCGTGGGCACCG contains:
- a CDS encoding NAD+ synthase, with amino-acid sequence METLPVVAAPAFDPEDDANLAVNAPLLERWLIAFLRDEVGRRRGFARVVVGLSGGVDSSLTAYLCAAALGPENVHGIRMPYRTSSEQSLEHARLVADALGIACSTVDISAAVDGYLNLEPDASGRRRGNAMARTRMIVLFDQSEKLRALPVGTGNKTERLFGYFTWHADDSPPVNPLGDLYKTQVWALARHMGVPEVIVSKPASADLIVGQTDESDFGISYARADRILYYLLQGYPERKLLEMGFPAADVRLVKGKVDATHWKRHMPTTAMLSATSINDFYLRPVDY
- a CDS encoding beta-ureidopropionase, which translates into the protein MLEPVGVRRGSGPARGGTSVAFRVAAAQIKPRKAEVEHNLRRVGDVFAQATDMDPCPDVLVFPETVLSGYFLEGGVRDVAESRERVFEALQRQYEARGRPDSALDVVLGFYELRDGRYYNAALYATLVRGDAGGAVPCIRHVHHKFYPPTYGVFDEKRFVARGRALEAFDTRFGRAALLICEDVWHSITAAIVALKGAQVLYVISASPGRDFGGQVVGNLARWRLLLPGLAEEHSVFVVYSGLVGFEGGKGFTGTSRVIDPWGRVLAEGPDTEECLIAATVDLDEVAIARASSPLLADLEATLGDLVLELDAVARKPYRT